The Equus asinus isolate D_3611 breed Donkey chromosome 25, EquAss-T2T_v2, whole genome shotgun sequence genomic sequence CTTCCACACCATAGCACAGCCCGCTGGCTGTGTGGGGAGGGGGACCTGAGCGCATTTCAGGGGCAGGTTTGGCAAGAGAACACTCATAAGTGCTCTGTGAAGAAGTGGGTGACAAGATGACACCGAAGGACATTCCCCCTGTGTGGGTTTGAATGATCACATTTTTTATGCTTTCAGACTATCTAGAAGAGCCTGGAAGTCCTTAGAGGCGCTTTGGGGTCCACAAGAGACTTGAGTGTGGGATCTTACAGCACACTTCTCCTCTCCAGCCAGGTCACTCTACACCCGATGCGTCTCAGGTTCGGGTTCTCCTGTTACAGAGTTTGAAGTTCACTTAcatctcctagaagaaaacttggaaaatattgtCCATAAACGTGAAACGCAAGCAGCCTAGCCCCAGCACAGGAGAGATGGGTGCAGCTCAGTCAAACAGGTACAAAGGGCTGCCGTGTCCCAGGCCGAGTTTGGAAAACCCAAATTCCTCCGAGTCCTCTGGAGCTCGAATCTTTAGAGCCACGGAGACCTGGACCTTTCTCTAACCCaggtttagaaacaaacattgaagcctgataattttttttctttaattcgaATACAACTGACTACCATGAGCGTTCTACAGCATGGTGTAAATTAAAGTTCAGATATATACACATGTCAGAGACTTGGCCTGAGAACCAAAGATCACTCTAAGTGCCTTAGTGAGGATGAACGATGCTCAACAGTGGTtgtaggagaagaaaaataggaaagaaaggacAAAGATCTTCCAAACAGTCTTCAAAGACAACCCTAAGGACCTCACAGAAACTGTTTTCTGGAGTTTTATGTAATAGTTCACTTCAAAATGACTGACGTTTTTCCGTGCTAAGAGACCTCAGAGTCCTCGGctggagaagggggtgggggtgggggtaccGCGGGGCCAGCTGTGCCAGGAGGACCCACTTGCTCCAGATCCGAATCAGAGAGCATCTCCTGGGCTTCGTCACCTTTCTTGGTAAACATCTCTTCTCTGGGAGGAAAGGCACATTGAATGTTATTCAAAGAGAGAGGGgattcaaaaaaagaagaagaaaaagaaactctccAGACCCCAGCACCTAAAGAGAACCGCTTAACATTTGGGAGGACATCCTTCCTAACTCATCTACCCATGCCTACAGAGCTGTCACCTGGCGAAAATGAGATGCACTCTATTTACACTTAGCTGTAAGTCAGCTCTTCTCAGAGGCCCCACTGTCTCCACTGGTCCCATGGGACCCCTGGAGCTGGGGTCCACCCTGCCAGCCAGCTCTCCATAGTTTCAGCCTAGGGCAGGCTCTCTCTTAAAGTTTCATTTGCAATCCAGTGGTTCTCTGGCCTTAGCCTCACTTCATCTCTCCTTCTGACTAGTTTACCCCCTGCCCCGGCCTGCCGGGTTCTCCTCCCCTTCTGCTGGGGTGTCCCAGGGAGTTCCCATCCTGTTTGGGGCTGGGCAaaccctgccttcaaggaactaGGACCTGCCTGTCATGTGATCGAAGATTCAGATTTAACTGTTCTCTGAATACCCACTATGTTCCAGGGACTTCGAAAATGAACTAGAAACTAACCACATGCAAACCCTCAGCCACACCTCACAGTGTGTTTTGCagctgaggaagcccagacagaAGGTGATTTACGAGGGTCGTGTGGCCAGTGAAAGGCAGAACTGAAATCCGAACTCAGATCTCCTGACCCCAAGTTCACGGCTGCATCCCCGGCCGGAGCTGACCCCGAATGTTGCTGAAGGGATGTGGGGTGAGGGGGAGCGGCtaatggggagaggggctgggagaggcccCAGAATTGTGAGATTTCTTCCTTCTTGGCTGGAGGTAGCACAGTGACCACAGCCCCCTGGGACAATGCCCACTCTCACGGTCTAAACTGGTGGTGTCAAATTTGCCATGTACCCAATCAGTAAAGGTTTTCAACACTCCCATATCTATGTTAACTAAGAAATTGTACATAACTTTTTATCGTTTCACTAATATCTTACATCCCAATAAACTCTAAGGTCAAGAAGCATTGTGAACAATATTGGATGGAAGTCCATATTTcaaatcaattatttttattttttggctaacttttttttttttttaaagattggcacctgagctgacaactgttgccaatctttttttttttccctactttatCTCCtcaactccccccccccccccccccgtatatagttgtatatcttagttgcaggtccttctagttgtgggatgtgggacgctgcctcaatgtggcctgacgagcggtgccatgtccgcacccaggatctgaaccctgggccgccgcagtggagcacgtgaacttaaccactcggccacggagccggccccttggCTAACTTCTTATCAGGtttaataaaatcattatttttaagctCATATTGTACCTGACAAAGAACTCAAACCAAAAGTGTCAGCTCTGCCGCTATTTGTTATTTACTCATATTTGCATTATTAGAATT encodes the following:
- the MYOCOS gene encoding myocilin opposite strand protein, whose product is MAQQSPTGKGIDLPIRDLALEVTRRRFTLTTREEMFTKKGDEAQEMLSDSDLEQVGPPGTAGPAVPPPPPPSPAEDSEVS